The proteins below come from a single Plasmodium sp. gorilla clade G2 genome assembly, chromosome: 13 genomic window:
- a CDS encoding inositol polyphosphate kinase, putative, producing MNVEEYRHQVGGHCKLIKPKDSSKVYKPLIENEYIFYKKLTNFGSSSTESGPLHLLKKFIPKFYGVTEILVESCSDDEEKQNDSSNLIKGQDEKKKKKKSRYKKYIKMDKGEKDNFVNTDERYFIEEEKYSELIRMRTNISNADIHENSHENMSGGELMEHKVNHMKSIDKNNVSNIYGDKYGIENDEINKNNDELINKSNVDLNNKKKDERINKSNDDLNNKKIDEIINKNNDDLNNKKIDEQHTKQNNDDSVKKRFNESSLNTTPKKFKRRKECVPHIILEDLVYGFKRPCVLDIKMGKRQRKIGASIEKKKRQVEKSFKTTSHSLGFRLCGCQHYNKVSDTLFYKDKYWGRNLRKEHIPWAIRNWFWNGSLLYEELIPLLLEKLHSFFNCIVELRHYRFWSSSLLWVFDGGLSDKKARSNSLDIRMIDFANTIYLQDNPSADEEYIFGLRNLIESIQILNNSIHNIYFLPYEITTCFYSENYNMKEIKDRKVLKKSRSVVYEDNKKKKKKTVYINMEFFKKAKGKYVSNNKQLDNNKFVNNNKNVNSNKNLNIKKNDTKTKNINNSDLLSTEYINKFLSQNEKEEIPKNKKTKNRNGNINKIKKKKKKKLYINENKYQSFSDYAIREDVYSTPLFSFANKLHNSLSNNPYNIKNTSYMNNLGIHCLLNNNSVSTSRVEDNPDNEETFNKCKYYEYNDSYDKNIGSSQNDIDPLVDTHLYDENNKIMYNTCLKEKENIYKSLENTMDKSLNNTMNNSFYIQNYNNDKEYMNKIKTCHTSNDRININNEEILYGNKNVSRSNNIYMHSDERKKNILLKKSYNMSIQNKHLPYQILECNNKKTKDGKDIYNDNTLNSIDDKYKEDTLQNKIHLNKDSLENIQEKKKNNILNDHKDVIKYMNNNMDNICYDKNINNNINNNILLLTYHNKRKNKSILDNNIHTKSNNKYDEIIQETIIKTLKIASNFYQKIKEHINTDQQVKEKEKLTHSSNDDYNKENVQQGDEKIKKKEDYSLSYYNVSNEPINNNLCEDNKKDFYSFNCDENQKDISIETYKENVNFQRKNKDDNIKRTKTNYKKEISNYYFEKEEMENMNLSPEEEENIIHEKKNKDTQVLKTNKIYDNIVEKNNTKHIKIIKNFNVLKRNINLKVLINQMIKMEIEKWKLEKEQLLLKNKQICKQISKQKFLKHTNIETNDLSDMNVNILEVRNKIKQMDIKENMLNKMIYKLEKDTLYKSNKNNVYEQLNYNSDTILIHKDFKNYHLKMNKKNSFTHDCYMYKRCMSCNDDIISYLKNDNKIKEKKEKQNKKKIRKLFLKKLSMLSNMKNNKKKYHDNVYYKVDPENSNKAENEEYINKYNEKYYNKYDNKYNIQYNDTYNNIYHDICDNICDDKYINAINKNPFPYSKYNLKEKKKKKKYSKYNQLNILPLHKKKYIYNKEYPQNKEEFNIFNMNYEKNIYTFNNIKYTNENLNYINNIYENNDLETYKNLILPLTETNENYKYLRRSLSEPNIYKYNRFMGTQKDSYVNKINYNNLIKNRLDKLTKVPIYNQIYGFTSNSSNTYSSESSLDM from the coding sequence ATGAATGTTGAAGAATATAGACATCAAGTAGGAGGACATTGCAAATTAATAAAACCAAAGGATTCATCAAAGGTATATAAACCATTAAtagaaaatgaatatattttttataaaaagttGACAAATTTTGGTTCTTCATCAACTGAGTCAGGACCTTTacatcttttaaaaaaattcataccAAAATTTTATGGCGTAACGGAAATTTTGGTTGAATCATGTTCTGATGATGAGGAAAAGCAAAATGATTCATCTAATCTAATAAAAGGACaagatgaaaagaaaaagaaaaaaaaaagtagatataaaaaatatatcaaaatggaTAAAGGCGAAAAGGATAATTTTGTAAACACTGATGAAAGGTACTTtattgaagaagaaaaatattctgAACTCATACGAATGAGGACAAATATTTCAAACGCAGATATACATGAGAATTCACATGAAAATATGTCAGGTGGTGAATTAATGGAACATAAAGTGAATCACATGAAAAgtattgataaaaataatgtgtcaaatatatatggagATAAATACGGAATTGAGaatgatgaaataaataaaaataacgatgaacttataaataaaagtaatgtTGATcttaacaataaaaaaaaagatgaacgtataaataaaagtaatgaTGATcttaacaataaaaaaatcgatgaaattataaataaaaataatgatgaccttaacaataaaaaaatcgATGAACAACATACAAAACAAAATAACGATGACAGTGTAAAAAAACGATTTAATGAAAGTAGCCTAAATACAACAccaaaaaaattcaaaagaagaaaagaatGTGTACCTCATATAATTCTTGAAGATTTAGTGTATGGATTTAAAAGACCTTGTGTATTAGATATAAAAATGGGAAAGAGACAAAGGAAGATTGGAGCATcaatagaaaaaaagaaaagacaAGTTGAAAAGAGTTTTAAGACAACTAGTCATTCGTTAGGTTTTAGATTATGTGGATGTCAACATTATAATAAAGTAAGTGatacattattttataaagataaataCTGGGGAAGAAATCTAAGGAAAGAACATATTCCATGGGCAATTCGAAATTGGTTTTGGAATGGGTCATTATTATACGAAGAATTAATACCCTTATTACTTGAAAAGTTACACagtttttttaattgtataGTCGAATTGAGACATTATCGTTTTTGgtcttcttctttattatgGGTTTTTGATGGTGGATTAAGTGATAAAAAAGCTAGATCTAATTCTTTAGATATTAGAATGATTGATTTTGCTAATACCATATATTTACAAGATAATCCTTCAGCGgatgaagaatatatttttggttTAAGAAATTTAATAGAGTCGATTCagattttaaataattctatacataatatttatttcttacCATATGAAATTACTACTTGTTTTTATtcagaaaattataatatgaaagaaaTTAAAGATCGCAAGGTTTTAAAAAAGTCAAGATCTGTTGTTTATGAAGACaacaaaaagaagaaaaaaaaaacggtgtatattaatatggaattttttaaaaaggcAAAGGGAAAATATgtaagtaataataaacaattggataataacaaatttgtaaataataataaaaatgtgaacagtaataaaaatttaaatataaaaaagaatgatacaaaaacgaaaaatataaataattcggATTTATTAAGTacagaatatataaataaatttttgtcacaaaatgaaaaggaagaaatccctaaaaataaaaaaacaaaaaacagaaatggcaatataaataaaattaaaaaaaaaaaaaaaaaaaaattatatataaatgaaaataaataccAAAGCTTTTCTGACTATGCAATAAGAGAAGATGTTTATAGTACtcctttattttcttttgcaaataaattacataatagtttatcaaataatccatataatataaaaaacacatcttatatgaataatttggGAATTCATTGTcttcttaataataattctgtTAGTACATCAAGGGTGGAAGACAATCCAGATAATGAAGAAACttttaataaatgtaaatattatgaatataatgattcatatgataaaaatattggcTCTTCTCAAAATGATATAGATCCTTTAGTAGATACTCatttatatgatgaaaataataagataatGTACAACACttgtttaaaagaaaaagaaaatatatataaaagtttgGAAAACACTATGGATAAAAGCTTAAATAATACAATGAacaattcattttatattcaaaattataataatgataaagaatatatgaataaaataaaaacatgtCATACGTCAAATgatagaataaatataaataatgaggAAATTTTGTATGGTAACAAAAATGTTTCAAgaagtaataatatttatatgcacAGTGacgaaagaaaaaaaaatatattattaaaaaaatcgTACAATATGTctatacaaaataaacatTTACCATACCAGATACTTGAATGTAATAACAAGAAAACAAAAGATGGAaaagatatttataatgataatactCTAAATTCTATTGATGATAAATACAAAGAAGATACTcttcaaaataaaattcatttaaataaagatTCTCTGGAAAATAtacaggaaaaaaaaaaaaataatattttaaatgatcataaggatgtaataaaatatatgaataataatatggataacatatgttatgataaaaatataaataataatattaataataatatattattattaacatatcataataaaagaaaaaataaatctattttagataataatatacatacaaagagcaataataaatatgatgaaatAATACAAGAGACAATCATtaaaacattaaaaataGCATCCaatttttatcaaaaaattaaagaacaTATTAATACTGATCAACAAGtaaaggaaaaagaaaaattaacaCATTCAAGTaatgatgattataataaggAAAATGTACAACAAGGAGatgaaaagataaaaaaaaaagaagattaTTCGTTGTCATATTATAATGTAAGTAATGAGCCcattaataataatctttgtgaagataataaaaaagatttttattcatttaattgtgatgaaaatcaaaaagatatatctattgaaacatataaagaaaatgtaaaTTTTCAAAGGAAGaataaagatgataatataaaaagaacaaaaacaaattataaaaaagaaataagtAATTATTATTTCGAAAAGGAAGAAATGGAAAATATGAACCTTTCTCCTGAGGAGGAAGAAAATATCatacatgaaaaaaaaaataaagatacacaagtattaaaaacaaataaaatatatgataacattgtagaaaaaaataataccaagcatattaaaataataaaaaattttaatgtgttaaaaaggaatataaacTTAAAAgttttaataaatcaaatGATTAAAATGGAAATTGAAAAATGGAAATTAGAAAAAGAACAATTGTTAttgaaaaataaacaaatatgtaAACAAATAAGTaaacaaaaatttttaaaacatacAAATATTGAAACGAACGATTTGTCTGATAtgaatgtaaatatattagaggtacgaaataaaataaaacaaatggatataaaagaaaatatgttaaataaaatgatatataagtTAGAAAAAGATACTCTctataaaagtaataaaaataatgtatacgaacaattaaattataactCAGATactatattaatacataaggattttaaaaattatcatttaaaaatgaataagaAAAATTCATTTACTCATGAttgttatatgtataaaagaTGCATGTCATGTAATGATGATATCATTTCATATTTGAAGAAtgacaataaaataaaagaaaagaaggaaaaacaaaacaaaaaaaaaatacgcaagctgtttttaaaaaaattaagtatGTTatcaaatatgaaaaataataagaaaaaatatcatGACAATGTTTATTATAAGGTTGATCCTGAGAATAGTAATAAAgcagaaaatgaagaatatattaataaatataatgaaaagtattataataaatatgataataaatataatattcaatataatgatacatataataatatatatcatgatatatgtgataatatATGTGATGATAAGTATATTAATGCAATTAATAAGAATCCTTTTCCTTAtagtaaatataatttaaaagaaaaaaaaaagaaaaaaaaatattcaaaatataatcaattaaatatattacctttacataagaagaaatatatatataacaaggAATATCCACAAAATAAGGaagaatttaatatattcaatatgaattatgaaaaaaatatttatacatttaataatataaaatatacaaatgaaaatttaaattatattaataatatatatgaaaataatgatttggaaacatataaaaatttaatactACCATTAACAGaaacaaatgaaaattataaatacttACGTAGATCTTTATCAGAacctaatatatataagtacaATCGGTTTATGGGTACACAAAAAGATTCatatgttaataaaataaattataataatctaaTCAAAAATAGATTGGATAAGTTAACAAAAGTTCCCATATATAATCAAATATATGGTTTCACCTCCAATTCTAGTAACACCTATTCTTCAGAAAGTTCCCTtgatatgtaa
- a CDS encoding ADP-ribosylation factor, putative, whose amino-acid sequence MNVLDVIKRWFILVFFMLQRFFEIKSKITKKSFIIFGLPSSGKTSIIYFFKLGYLITTVSTLFINEENFKINLKIEKDDTKEQNYDITFYEVGKNCSYNLIKEYSDISNDVIYIVDSVQKANLSEARDEFIRILYEFRFIYRKCKFLIFMNKQDSNGCMSSQEIINFFALPKDLSIRCNFISCSTLSGQGLKEGLEWLLYYNLPFYNNELNSIDRRTATKYLQL is encoded by the exons ATGAATGTTTTAGATGTTATAAAAAGATGGTTTattcttgttttttttatgttacaacgtttttttgaaattaaatcaaaaataaccaaaaaaagttttattatttttgggTTGCCTTCATCTGGAAAAACatccataatatattttttcaagcTTGGATATTTAATAACGAct gtgAGTACACTTTTTATTAATGAAGAGAATTTCaagataaatttaaaaattgaaaaagaCGACACGAAGGAACAAAATTATGATATTACATTTTATGAAGTTGGAAAGAATTGttcttataatttaataaaagaatattcaGATATATCTAatgatgttatatatattgttgaTAGTGTACAAAAAGCAAACTTAAGTGAAGCAAGAGATGAATTTATACGTATTCTTTATGAATTTAGATTTATTTATAGAAAATGTAAATTTctaatttttatgaataagCAAGATTCTAATGGATGTATGTCATCTCAAGAAATTATTAACTTTTTTGCTTTACCAAAAGATTTGTCAATAAGATGTAATTTTATATCTTGTAGTACTTTATCGGGTCAAGGATTGAAAGAAGGCTTAGAATGGTTACTCTATTATAATCtacctttttataataacgAATTAAATAGTATTGATAGAAGAACTGCTACTAAATATTTGCAactgtaa
- a CDS encoding pre-mRNA-processing factor 40, putative, with translation MIPNMPNIPISSDIENVPNEQNIINETNITNGEYVTSGPNVSDGPNMPSGPNIPGGPNIPGGPNIPGGPNIPGGPNIPGGPNIPGGPNIPGGPNIPAGPSPPSIPQIPNLPTIPGMPNILNLSNLPNLSNFPNFPGLPNIPNLPGIVPHNINNSHFMGANPMNPIGMPFMPGLLPNMNTSDYYHKNLMHMHHGYDNYNNIMYGQPNNLGMPIPPNNMENINDMVTNNPNMMKIYNKDGIPNNSQKMMNTHLMNLHNSMNTNYMNNFNIEKHGWVEMVAKNGRKFYYNSITKCSKWEKPNELKTKEEIRISEKTKWKEYSCSDGRKYWYHEEKNISVWDEPEEIKKIKLECALEEKELENKDDNKKENIKDEEEHEAETNDKSNDSNNICDDIYNSNGEYKMNERNKNIPFNNNSTNYVNVNNIEQINKKVDNNNNNNDKSSMTWEKFDNKNDAREHLKFLFEEKKVNPKMTWDSALKILETDNRWSSLVILTKGEKKQLFCEYISHVIKRNNENERRKRQKSREIIFQTLLNWDKLNESTTYVQFASQFYKEEWWDWITEKERDEVFQDFMDDYKSKFKETRRKKRKQKMEILKQKFQEYASDNINPLKWNDVQKYFRDDEDFHSLHKIDALAAWEDFYEKYHNVEKMQLKKKIYRILRKKREAFIELLNEYHENNILNMKTQWIFFVSKIYKDTRYTDILGHQGSSPRVLFDEFIDSLQEQYLIHKTYIKKAYKEMDFTIDENITLEDFLKTFSNVQNKYNIPDANMNFIYLSLQKKLKQKKNKEIKHINKVAKYFSKFTDLKPTMSYNKVISIMKNTSKWSVVCTLCPKEEQKLAAYNMWKTFINSQDLENSSDSSYSNKMYNKNSRKKDISNSKEHEYYDEEDKTTSRNNKYLRDDDSDSSAQTIESLRTIENASS, from the coding sequence ATGATTCCTAATATGCCTAATATACCCATTTCATCAGATATAGAAAATGTACCcaatgaacaaaatataataaatgaaacaAATATAACTAATGGTGAATATGTAACAAGTGGTCCAAATGTATCGGATGGGCCAAATATGCCTAGTGGGCCAAATATACCTGGTGGGCCAAATATACCTGGTGGGCCAAATATACCTGGTGGGCCAAATATACCTGGTGGGCCAAATATACCTGGTGGGCCAAATATACCTGGTGGGCCAAATATACCTGGTGGGCCAAATATACCTGCAGGACCGTCTCCACCAAGCATCCCTCAAATACCCAATTTACCAACTATTCCAGGTATGCCAAATATACTGAATTTATCCAATTTACCTAATTTGTCAAATTTTCCCAATTTCCCTGGTTTACCAAATATACCAAACCTTCCAGGTATAGTACCacacaatataaataatagccACTTCATGGGCGCTAATCCAATGAACCCAATAGGCATGCCTTTTATGCCTGGTTTATTACCCAATATGAATACATCTGACTACtatcataaaaatttaatgcACATGCATCATGGTTacgataattataataatataatgtatgGACAACCAAATAATTTAGGAATGCCCATACCACcaaataatatggaaaatataaatgacatGGTCACGAATAATCCTAacatgatgaaaatatacaataaaGATGGGATACCAAATAATTCtcaaaaaatgatgaatacACATTTAATGAATTTACATAACAGTATGAATACTAactatatgaataattttaatatagaaaaacatGGATGGGTTGAAATGGTAGCAAAAAATGGAAGGaagttttattataattccaTAACTAAATGTTCCAAATGGGAAAAAccaaatgaattaaaaacaaaagaagaaataagaatttctgaaaaaacaaaatggaAAGAATATTCTTGTAGTGATGGAAGAAAATATTGGTAtcatgaagaaaaaaatattagtgTATGGGATGAACcagaagaaattaaaaaaataaaattagagTGTGCTTTAGAAGAGAaagaattagaaaataaagatgataataaaaaagaaaatataaaagatgaagaagaacaTGAAGCTGAAACGAATGATAAATCAaatgatagtaataatatatgtgatgatatatataatagtaatggagaatataaaatgaatgaaagaaataagaatattccatttaataataatagtacaaattatgtaaatgttaataatatagaacaaataaataaaaaagtagacaacaataataataataatgataaatcaAGTATGACATGGGAAAaatttgataataaaaatgatgcaAGAGAACATTTGAAATTTTTATtcgaagaaaaaaaagtgaaTCCAAAAATGACATGGGATAGTGCTCTAAAAATTTTAGAAACTGATAATAGATGGTCAAGTTTAGTGATACTTACTAAAGGTGAAAAGAAGCAACTTTTCTGTGAATATATTAGTCatgttattaaaagaaataatgaaaatgaaagaCGTAAAAGACAAAAATCAAGAGAAATCATTTTTCAAACCTTATTAAATTGGGACAAATTAAATGAATCAACAACATATGTTCAATTTGCTTCCCAATTTTATAAAGAAGAATGGTGGGACTGGATTACTGAAAAAGAAAGAGATGAAGTATTTCAAGATTTTATGGATGATTATAAATCTAAATTTAAGGaaacaagaagaaaaaaaagaaaacagaAGATGGAaattttaaaacaaaaatttcAAGAATATGCAtcagataatataaatccaTTAAAATGGAATGAtgttcaaaaatattttagagATGATGAAGATTTTCATTCATTACATAAAATTGATGCTTTGGCTGCTTGGGAagatttttatgaaaaatatcaTAATGTCGAAAAAATgcaacttaaaaaaaaaatttatcgtattttaagaaaaaaaagagaagcttttattgaattattaaatgaatatcatgaaaataatattttaaatatgaaaacGCAGTGgatattttttgtttctaaaatatataaggatACACGATACACAGATATATTAGGACATCAAGGATCCTCACCAAGAGTATTATTTGATGAATTTATTGATTCTTTACAAGAAcaatatttaatacataaaacgtatattaaaaaagcaTATAAAGAAATGGATTTTACTATAGATGAAAATATCACTCTTGaagattttttaaaaacattttcTAATGTacaaaacaaatataatattcctGATGCTAAtatgaattttatatatttatctttgcaaaaaaaattaaaacaaaaaaaaaataaagaaatcaAACATATTAACAAGGTAGCcaaatatttttctaaatTTACAGATCTTAAACCAACCATGTCATATAACAAAGTAATTAGTATTATGAAAAACACAAGTAAATGGTCCGTAGTTTGTACCTTATGTCCCAAAGAAGAACAAAAGTTAGCTGCTTATAATATGTGGAAAACATTTATAAATTCTCAAGATTTAGAGAATTCCTCTGATTCATCATATtctaataaaatgtataataaaaattcaagaaaaaaagatatcTCAAATTCAAAAGAACACGAATattatgatgaagaagataaaaCAACTTCTAGAAACAATAAGTATTTAAGAGATGACGATTCTGATTCAAGTGCCCAAACTATTGAATCGTTGCGTACTATTGAAAATGCTTCAAGCTAG
- a CDS encoding choline-phosphate cytidylyltransferase, producing MIIKVNSVQTRESQDGDKVDNSQNDMNNEEKSIRIYADGVYDLLHLGHMKQLEQAKHVDKNVTLIVGVTGDNETRKFKGQIVQTLEERTETLKHIRWVDEIISPCPWVITPEFMEEHKIDYVAHDDIPYSSNQKKKKKKKSKGKSFSIDEENEDIYAWLKRAGKFKATQRTEGVSTTDLIVRILKNYEDYIERSLQRGIHPNELNIGVTKAQSIKMKKNLIRWGEKVTDELTKVTLTDKPLGTDFDQGIDIIRDKVHDLFKLWRYHSKKLLKDFAKSFDPMFIIIRKRYRKDNLSAMYLSDSNYFSGSMKDELKKKKSLSSTFNNIDEYYYSADEEDTRDNSFYRVINKIANHAYYSEKENYETCFELEHSLKDKKKNLIYKDKNMKLSPDDLLHVTNPMNTKNDPNYYYNSTYDKLNNVTFNLNGIKKKSYDKESSYIKTSYHDIIDEDKNLLNKEKSINKDEKKKKSILKTDEDKNRDDHQFDNKYNHIIITKKKSDSTYDNSLDKESSIEKKSSIDKGQYSNMDSSSYFHDCKTMLSEHNESIESSNNDINGRQKEYIKKENSENQDVDDDDDNDDNSIDESEYESSQMDNEKNKGSTKNSKRVVIYADGVYDMLHLGHMKQLEQAKKLFENTTLIVGVTSDNETKLFKGQIVQTLEERTETLKHIRWVDEIVSPCPWVVTPEFLEKYKIDYVAHDDIPYASNQKKKKKKKSKGKSFSIDEENEDIYAWLKRAGKFKATQRTDGVSTTDLIVRILKNYEDYIERSLQRGIHPNELNIGVTKAQSIKMKKNLIRWGEKVTDELTKVTLTDKPLGTDFDQGIENLQVKFKELFKIWKNASNKLITDFTRKLEATSYLTSIQNIIDYEIENDYYASSNLDDETSS from the exons atgataattaaGGTTAATTCGGTTCAAACACGGGAg AGCCAAGATGGGGACAAAGTTGATAATAGTCaaaatgatatgaataatgaGGAGAAAAGCATAAGGATATATGCAGAtg GTGTTTATGACCTACTACATTTGGGTCATATGAAACAGCTTGAGCAAGCCAAACATGTAGATAAGAATGTTACCCTAATTGTGGGTGTTACAGGAGATAATGAGACTAGAAAGTTTAAAGGTCAAATTGTTCAAACTCTAGAAGAAAGAACAGAAACCTTGAAACATATTCGTTGGGTAGATGAAATAATTTCTCCATGCCCATGGGTAATTACTCCTGAATTTATGGAGGAACATAAGATAGATTATGTAGCACATGATGATATACCATATTCAAGtaatcaaaaaaagaaaaaaaaaaaaaagtctaAAGGGAAATCATTTAGTattgatgaagaaaatgaagatatatatgCTTGGTTAAAAAGAGCAGGGAAATTTAAAGCAACACAAAGAACAGAAGGTGTATCAACCACTGATTTAATTGTAaggatattaaaaaattatgaagatTATATTGAAAGATCCTTACAACGTGGTATACATCctaatgaattaaatattgGTGTAACCAAAGCTCAGtcaataaaaatgaaaaaaaatttaatacgATGGGGAGAAAAAGTTACAGATGAATTAACTAAGGTTACTTTAACAGACAAACCATTAGGTACTGATTTTGATCAGGGTATTGATATAATAAGAGATAAGGTAcatgatttatttaaattatggaGATATCATTCAAAAAAACTTTTAAAAGATTTTGCAAAATCATTTGATCCaatgtttattataattagaaAAAGATATAGGAAAGATAATTTATCAGCTATGTACTTATCTGattcaaattatttttctGGTTCTATGAaagatgaattaaaaaaaaagaaaagtttAAGTAgtacatttaataatatagatgaatattattattcagcTGATGAAGAAGATACGAGAGATAATAGTTTTTACAgagttataaataaaattgcTAATCATGCTTATTATagtgaaaaagaaaattatgaaaCCTGTTTTGAATTAGAACATtctttaaaagataaaaaaaaaaatttaatatataaagataaaaatatgaaattatcACCTGATGATTTATTACATGTTACTAATCCAATGAATACAAAAAATGATcctaattattattataatagtacatatgataaattaaataacgtaacttttaatttaaacggaataaaaaaaaaaagttatgaTAAGGAATCATCTTATATCAAAACATCTTATCATGATATAATTGATGAAGATaagaatttattaaataaagaaaaaagtattaataaagatgaaaagaaaaaaaaaagtattctTAAGACAGATGAAGATAAAAATCGTGACGATCATCAatttgataataaatataatcatataataattacaaagaaaaaaagtgATAGTACGTATGATAATAGTTTGGATAAAGAATCTtcaattgaaaaaaaatcatcAATTGATAAAGGACAATATTCTAATATGGATAGTTCAAGTTATTTTCATGACTGTAAAACCATGTTAAGTGAACACAATGAATCTATTGAATCgagtaataatgatataaatggaaGGCAAAAGGAATAcatcaaaaaagaaaattctgAGAATCAAGATgtagatgatgatgatgataatgatgataatagtaTTGATGAAAGTGAATATGAAAGTAGTCAAAtggataatgaaaaaaataagggATCAacaaaaaattcaaaaagaGTTGTTATATATGCTGATGGAGTATATGATATGCTTCATTTAGGGCATATGAAACAATTGGAGCAAGCCAAAAAACTTTTTGAAAATACTACTTTAATAGTAGGTGTAACTAGCGATAATGAAACTAAATTATTTAAGGGTCAAATCGTTCAAACTCTAGAAGAAAGAACAGAAACCTTGAAACATATTCGTTGGGTAGATGAAATAGTTTCTCCATGCCCATGGGTTGTAACTCCAGAGTTTttggaaaaatataaaatagatTATGTAGCACATGATGATATACCATATGCAAGtaatcaaaaaaagaaaaaaaaaaaaaagtctaAAGGGAAATCATTTAGTattgatgaagaaaatgaagatatatatgCTTGGTTAAAAAGAGCAGGGAAATTTAAAGCAACACAAAGAACAGATGGTGTATCAACCACAGATTTAATTGTAaggatattaaaaaattatgaagatTATATTGAAAGATCCTTACAACGTGGTATACATCctaatgaattaaatattgGTGTAACCAAAGCTCAGtcaataaaaatgaaaaaaaatttaatacgATGGGGAGAAAAAGTTACAGATGAATTAACTAAGGTTACTTTAACAGACAAACCATTAGGTACTGATTTTGATCAAGGAATTGAAAATCTTCAAGTCAAATTTAAAgaactttttaaaatatggaaaaatgCATCAAATAAATTGATAACTGATTTTACAAGAAAACTTGAAGCAACATCTTATTTGACATCTATTCAAAATATCATAGATTATGAAATAGAAAATGATTATTATGCAAGTAGTAATCTTGATGATGAAACGAGTAGTTAA